The genomic window TAAGTTAGTCTCTTAACCCGGGTTACACAATATTAAAAATATCTTTCTGAAACCTATTCATATGTGTGAATATATGTTTTGTGCGTTTAATAATGAATACTGGACGTATTAagcttttataaatatattttgtttgaCTATTGCAGGTTTCAAATAATTTTTATGAAAATGTTGCTGTTGTGGCTTTCAGGAGGTCTTAGGCATCCAACTAGGGGTCTCTGACCCTCCCAGGACCCCCTATATTTCACCCTGCTCTCTACCATCAACATCCTGTATACAGGGGACACTATCGTTATGTTTTgggtttatatttataattaaagATTTGCAAGCATATGGATGGATTTCAATATCCACCTGAACAACAAGGGGTAGCCTTTATATGATATGAAAGTCTTGAATGTGGTCATCACAGGTACTGAGATAAGATTAGTTATATAACTCTGACTTTTAACATTTATTTGTAACTGTTTTGCACATTgagtgaaactgacctgagagtttccagtgtacagtgtggactccccagtccagcagagagcagcttcactcctgaatcctgcagatcattggtactcagatccagctctctcagacaacaggagttggagctgagaactgaggccagagcttcacagcatctctctgacagatgacagccattgagCCTTTACACACAATGAACACAACATGTTAGGAACTGCGATCAAAACAACAGAAAGCTTTAAGTTATTCCATAATGAAGAATGTTATTAGTTTACCAAAAATTACTAAATAATTAGATGTATACAATTTCATTATATATTcaatgttaaatgttaaatagTTATTTAATTgggattgaaaatgttttttgaacGGATACTTCTTCTATATTCTATTGTTCTGAATATTCTCTTACGTGTACTGCAATACATTATACGTCCATAGGACAAAAGAGATGTTATGTATAATATAACTAGTATGTTAATTATGTTATGAGTAGAACAGTAACACATGTTGTTATAAACCTACAGGGATTTTTGCATATTATTTTAACCTTATATTccagttatatttatattgtgtagtgtgtattgtaatacatgttattagtgaacctacagagatgttttagaggctttgaccactggcagcagcctcagaagaccctcctctgaagcagagtatttcttcaggtcaaacacgtccagctcctcttctgatgtcagtaggatgaaggccagagctgacagttgagcaagagagagagattttccggagagacttcctgatgtcaggtactgttcgatctccttcactagagaacggtcgttcagctcattcagacagtggaacaggttgATGCTTCTGTCTGGAGAGAGATCTCCAtctatcttctccttgatgtaagacactgtTTTTGTATTGGTCAGTGAGCTAGTTCCTGTCtgtcccagcagacctcgtaggacaatctgattggtctccagagagaggcccaggaggaagcggaggaacaagtccaggtgtccgttctcactctgtaaggccttgtccacagcactctggtagaggaggaggagtttatcTTCCCCAGAGGTGGGtggttcttctgagagcagattgacaccatcgttgatgaaggacagaaagacataaagggcagccagaaactcctggaggctcagatggacaaagcagaacaccttgtcctggtacagcccacactcctctttaaagatctgggtgaacactcctgagtacactgaggcttcTTTGATATCGATGTGACACTCTGCCAGatctgcctcgtagaagatcaggttgcctttctccagctggttaaaagccagttttcccaAAGAAACGAtgatctctctgctctctgaactccagtgtggatccgtttcagctctcccatggtacttcctgtccccctgtatggactgaaccctcaggaagtggctgtacatctgagtcacagTCTTGGGCATCTCTTCTATCTGGGATTTTTTTAAGATGTCCTCCAGtactgtagcagtgatccaacagaagactgggatgtgacacatgatgtggaggcttcgtgatttcttgacgtgggagatgattgtgttgGCCAGCTTCCCGTCTTTGAATCTCTTACTGAAGTACTGctccttctgtgggtcggtgaaccccctcacctctgtcaccatgtcaacacactcagcagggatctgattggctgccgcagggcgtgtggttatccagatgcgagcggagggaagcaggttgcccctgatgagatttgtcagcagcacgtccaccgaggATGGGTCTGTGACATCAGTCCAGGTctggttgttctggaagtccagaggaagtcgacactcatccagaccatccaagatgaagagaACTTTGAACCGTTCATatctgcagattcctgcttctttggtctcaataaagaagtgatgaagaagtcccaccaagctaaactctttctctttcagtaaattcagctctctgaaagttaagagaaatgtgaagtgtatgtcgtggttggctttgtcttcagcccagtccagagtgaacttttgtgttatgatggttttaccaatgccggccactccagttgtcactattgttctgattggttgatctcgtccaggtaagggtttaaagatgtcttcacatttgattggtgtttcttccttggctggtttcctggaagctgtttcaatcagtctgacctcatgttcttTGTTGAcatctccactgcctctctctgtgacgaAGAGCTCTGTGAAGAAGTCATTCAGACCCGTTTGATTTCCTGCTTTAGGGattccctcagacacacacttgaACTTCTTCTTCAAATGAGACTTGATTTTATGTCGGCACTCAACAGTAGCAGATCCTACATGGGAATGAACAGAAGACATCAGATAGTGGAAGGTGACATCACTTGAAGCATGTTAATATTTCCTCTAAAATGTGTCATAGTATTTACTGACTTCATTACTTGTGGTTCGAGAAGCTGGTCGTAACAAGGAATGGATACAAGTAGTAGATATTATATGCTGTTTGGTTCCATTCCTatcagaactcacttccggttgggggagggggtggggggtggaggggggatccctattcacagaggcacttccggtttatgttttatgacggGTCATAAACAAAAGTTTTAAAAAGGGGGCGACTGTTGTTGTAGGGCCCCCGCATTCATCAAGTTGTCTGCAGTGTTCTTTTCATTCAACATGGCCTGCTCATCAGAAGAAACCCCCCGATCAGATAGTGCTATTTGGTTGTATAGGGACCCTCGTACCCAGTCACCAATGGCTTCTCCCGCCATGGACGACTCTGTGTCGAGCAATGAGGACATTGAAAACCAGATGCCTGATGGTATGTCCAACTTTAGTACGCCTGTGTCTAACTATGTCAATAGTTGTGGAGATGCGGTACTGCTTAATGCTCCACTCAAAAGAACGAGGCCTGTTTTAGGCTTGAGAGACCGGGGTGTCGGGGATTCATTCACCCACGTTGGCGAATACGGCTTGGAGTATGTAATATCATGGATCGATGGTTGggttattttgaatgttaaagattgtgctacagagtggcggTTGAACGTTCACGAATGGAATTTTTTCTTGGAGAATTTATGCCCCATGCTAGACGGTGTCCGGGGTATATGGCATGCGGGAACCCATGTATTCCAATGGACCTTTCAGTATGAATCGAGGATTCATCGCATGGATGCAAACTATCATACGAAGAGACCacaggatttcatttttttcagacgctgtgttgatacagacgagctaccacagtgctatgatatgcattgcatcggtagctctcctctacgcaccagtgttttagaagctgctgattattttgataatgtctttTTCATGCAGTGGGCTGATCTGTCTACACTACGTGGAATTTTTGCAGAGATTGATTCTCTGGCTAAGACGAATGAAGCACCATGGAGCACACCTGATGATGAATGCCGAATGTGCCTGTTTGAGTCGTCTGTGTTTGATGAGGGGGtacatggtgtgtttgagtatgtttagggttatgctagcattagaaaatgtcagcaatgtataagaaggtgggggtacatgctagtagtattaagtgtgttttattttcctttttaaatgtgtttttgataggctataccttatattaatatgtgtgtgtgtttttattttcatattctaaTGGTATATTTTTGATACGCTATGCAGCACAGGTCAATGGTGAACATGTGCAAAGTGGGGGTGTGGCTATGGAGACTGCTGATTTAAAGGCTGTACAACCCGGACCCCACTGGCTTCAAGAGTATGCCATCTACCTGACCGGATTGAATCTGACCTTCCTACACATCGGAGAGGAcagtgagctggaggtggacactTCTATAGGAGATGACGGATGGCCTGTATCAATACAGATCCGTTTAAACCCTGCATCGTTGGCTGTTCTGCGATTTACCACGGGGCTCTGTGTGGTCGCCATCATCAACCATCAGAAGCAAGCGGCCTGCTGGGGATGCCAATGTGATTGCCCAAGTCAACGACGCCATTCATGCCTGCAGGGAGCGACACATCATCACTACGAATCCCACTATCATGACATCTGTGTTATCCTGGACAGACGCCCCTTCCTGTTACTTTtagaaactgttttaaagaagaCTACAGGGTTGACTGTGTCCCCAGGAAAAATCTATGGCGTGGTCGAATCTTTTCTGTGTGATTTAATATGCAATACCTATGATACCGAAAAACTGGATTTAATGACCACCGAAGGTGTGTCCGATGAACATCTGCTTCTGATATATGAGGCCATACAAATGTGGCGTCCTACATTGTCACTAGGCAAACCAAAACCTGCCGACGGGTGGCGTTTATAATggggattttgttttcttatgcgTATGATGTGGATAGCAAGTATGTATCAGATAGACTAGCTGTTTTGATGCATGCTGCCATAGAAAATGATACGTATGTCCAACATAATGCTTATATCAAATGTACGTATAAGGGTTGGAATGATCTGGTCATGAAATTCTTGTGTGATAAACCTACTGATCAAATGTTAGCTGAAATATTTACCCATTTCCCCGATGGTGACTGTTTTAACGTCGGACATGtcatgtgcatatgtgcatttGTATCGGATGTCTTGATGTTGAATAATGTCTCAAACGCCGAGGGTATTAGAACTGCTAGAATGATGGCTTGTAAAATGGTGCAGAAAAATAAGACTGTCTGTAAACTTTATTTGAGAATTGTTTTGAGcggacagacattttaaataaaaggatggataACTCTGAGCATTGTTTCAGTATTCGTTTTTTGTCACAGACATACGACATGGATAAACGGCTGCATAAGACTTATTATGATCCCTCCGGACCAGGGGGTTACGGCGGCATCAATAAACTAAGAACGGCCCTAGAGCATAGTGAGGGTGCAGCGCCTCcactaaaatatatcaagaaatggctgctgaagcaggatccctacaccctgcatgtacctgcaccgatacatttccgcagaaatagagtattggttagtgggatagatagacagttccaggctgatttagtggatatgtcagagtatgcatccgaaaatgatggtgtgcattttctgttgacatgcatcgatgtattctcaaaacatgcatgggttcgtccgttaccaaccaagagggctatcgacgtcgctaaagcttttgatgatattcttggcgaagggcgtacccccgataaactgcagactgacgcgggcaaagaattttataacaagatctttcagcgtttgatggagcggtacaacgtcaaacatttctctacatATAATGAGACCAAGGCCAGTATAGTGGAACGCTTCAACAGGACTCTGAAAACCCGCATGTGGAGATATTTAACAGCTGCCAACTCCAAACGATATGTGGATAATCTACAGGATATGGTCCATgcttataaccattcataccatagatcgataaaaatgaccccggtcagcgttgataaagataatgagaaaacagtgtttaacacactatacaaaaccactcacgagccgatggtggtgtttagatacgatgttggtgacacggttagaatttcaaaagtcagagctacatttcgaaaggggtatgtgcagacatttacagatgaatattttgtaatatcgcagcgcctagcaaggtgtcctccagtctataagctgcaagactatgcaggtgtccctgtccatggaacattttatgggaaagagctacaaaaagttatagtgtctaaaaacaaggtgt from Gadus macrocephalus chromosome 4, ASM3116895v1 includes these protein-coding regions:
- the LOC132455169 gene encoding NACHT, LRR and PYD domains-containing protein 3-like isoform X12, giving the protein MDEEREEGGPTSKTTLSGEHGRRSKAKSPEQQQRADSPGPSSVTRKSDWLMERMNCFEPKRVQQQRADSSGPSCVSMKSDHSMNRPPLLKGGNQSIEKRRVQQQRADSPGPSCVSMKSDHSMNRPPLFKDGRPSREESQPRQRSKVTSAQSVQQHQTELIKRAEENAHAFLDKELKKLWRDLFSDYPQCSEGQREEEEEEVDGKNEEQRRRAIEGVVDITKLCLMEMNQEELADTLWGGSATVECRHKIKSHLKKKFKCVSEGIPKAGNQTGLNDFFTELFVTERGSGDVNKEHEVRLIETASRKPAKEETPIKCEDIFKPLPGRDQPIRTIVTTGVAGIGKTIITQKFTLDWAEDKANHDIHFTFLLTFRELNLLKEKEFSLVGLLHHFFIETKEAGICRYERFKVLFILDGLDECRLPLDFQNNQTWTDVTDPSSVDVLLTNLIRGNLLPSARIWITTRPAAANQIPAECVDMVTEVRGFTDPQKEQYFSKRFKDGKLANTIISHVKKSRSLHIMCHIPVFCWITATVLEDILKKSQIEEMPKTVTQMYSHFLRVQSIQGDRKYHGRAETDPHWSSESREIIVSLGKLAFNQLEKGNLIFYEADLAECHIDIKEASVYSGVFTQIFKEECGLYQDKVFCFVHLSLQEFLAALYVFLSFINDGVNLLSEEPPTSGEDKLLLLYQSAVDKALQSENGHLDLFLRFLLGLSLETNQIVLRGLLGQTGTSSLTNTKTVSYIKEKIDGDLSPDRSINLFHCLNELNDRSLVKEIEQYLTSGSLSGKSLSLAQLSALAFILLTSEEELDVFDLKKYSASEEGLLRLLPVVKASKTSLLNGCHLSERCCEALASVLSSNSCCLRELDLSTNDLQDSGVKLLSAGLGSPHCTLETLRLNGCHLSEECCEALASVLSSNSSSLKKLDLSTNDLQDSGVKLLSAGLGSPHCTLETLSLSGCLVTQEGCASLASALSSNPSHLRVLDLSYNHPGDSGAGQLSAGLEDPHWRLDTLSVEHGGVWRLKPALKKYACDLTLDPNTANRGLSLSEDNRKVTRVGEDQSYPDHPDRFDSQRQVLGREALTGRCYWEVEREGWVDIGVTYRGITRRGGGDDSRLGGNNKSWSLYCTDGRYSVWYNGTETALPLRPAGSTRVGVYLDRPAGSLSFYRVSPGGGGSSDTLTHLLTFWSSFTQEDLLPGVVVVWGGAASLCRL
- the LOC132455169 gene encoding NACHT, LRR and PYD domains-containing protein 3-like isoform X10, which gives rise to MNTLTSVSSLTFILLQLYTVWTHFNPGVDKELCLCPGLQSSMDEEREDGDGGPTSKTTLSVEHGRRSKAKSPEQQQRADSPGPSSVTRKSDWLMERMNCFEPKRVQQQRADSSGPSCVSMKSDHSMNRPPLLKGGNQSIEKRRVQQQRADSPGPSCVSMKSDHSMNRPPLFKDGRPSREESQPRQRSKVTSAQSVQQHQTELIKRAEENAHAFLDKELKKLWRDLFSDYPQCSEGQREEEEEEVDGKNEEQRRRAIEGVVDITKLCLMEMNQEELADTLWGGSATVECRHKIKSHLKKKFKCVSEGIPKAGNQTGLNDFFTELFVTERGSGDVNKEHEVRLIETASRKPAKEETPIKCEDIFKPLPGRDQPIRTIVTTGVAGIGKTIITQKFTLDWAEDKANHDIHFTFLLTFRELNLLKEKEFSLVGLLHHFFIETKEAGICRYERFKVLFILDGLDECRLPLDFQNNQTWTDVTDPSSVDVLLTNLIRGNLLPSARIWITTRPAAANQIPAECVDMVTEVRGFTDPQKEQYFSKRFKDGKLANTIISHVKKSRSLHIMCHIPVFCWITATVLEDILKKSQIEEMPKTVTQMYSHFLRVQSIQGDRKYHGRAETDPHWSSESREIIVSLGKLAFNQLEKGNLIFYEADLAECHIDIKEASVYSGVFTQIFKEECGLYQDKVFCFVHLSLQEFLAALYVFLSFINDGVNLLSEEPPTSGEDKLLLLYQSAVDKALQSENGHLDLFLRFLLGLSLETNQIVLRGLLGQTGTSSLTNTKTVSYIKEKIDGDLSPDRSINLFHCLNELNDRSLVKEIEQYLTSGSLSGKSLSLAQLSALAFILLTSEEELDVFDLKKYSASEEGLLRLLPVVKASKTSLLNGCHLSERCCEALASVLSSNSCCLRELDLSTNDLQDSGVKLLSAGLGSPHCTLETLRLNGCHLSEECCEALASVLSSNSSSLKKLDLSTNDLQDSGVKLLSAGLGSPHCTLETLSLSGCLVTQEGCASLASALSSNPSHLRVLDLSYNHPGDSGAGQLSAGLEDPHWRLDTLSVEHGGVWRLKPALKKYACDLTLDPNTANRGLSLSEDNRKVTRVGEDQSYPDHPDRFDSQRQVLGREALTGRCYWEVEREGWVDIGVTYRGITRRGGGDDSRLGGNNKSWSLYCTDGRYSVWYNGTETALPLRPAGSTRVGVYLDRPAGSLSFYRVSPGGGGSSDTLTHLLTFWSSFTQEDLLPGVVVVWGGAASLCRL
- the LOC132455169 gene encoding NACHT, LRR and PYD domains-containing protein 3-like isoform X11, whose product is MDEEREDGDGGPTSKTTLSVEHGRRSKAKSPEQQQRADSPGPSSVTRKSDWLMERMNCFEPKRVQQQRADSSGPSCVSMKSDHSMNRPPLLKGGNQSIEKRRVQQQRADSPGPSCVSMKSDHSMNRPPLFKDGRPSREESQPRQRSKVTSAQSVQQHQTELIKRAEENAHAFLDKELKKLWRDLFSDYPQCSEGQREEEEEEVDGKNEEQRRRAIEGVVDITKLCLMEMNQEELADTLWGGSATVECRHKIKSHLKKKFKCVSEGIPKAGNQTGLNDFFTELFVTERGSGDVNKEHEVRLIETASRKPAKEETPIKCEDIFKPLPGRDQPIRTIVTTGVAGIGKTIITQKFTLDWAEDKANHDIHFTFLLTFRELNLLKEKEFSLVGLLHHFFIETKEAGICRYERFKVLFILDGLDECRLPLDFQNNQTWTDVTDPSSVDVLLTNLIRGNLLPSARIWITTRPAAANQIPAECVDMVTEVRGFTDPQKEQYFSKRFKDGKLANTIISHVKKSRSLHIMCHIPVFCWITATVLEDILKKSQIEEMPKTVTQMYSHFLRVQSIQGDRKYHGRAETDPHWSSESREIIVSLGKLAFNQLEKGNLIFYEADLAECHIDIKEASVYSGVFTQIFKEECGLYQDKVFCFVHLSLQEFLAALYVFLSFINDGVNLLSEEPPTSGEDKLLLLYQSAVDKALQSENGHLDLFLRFLLGLSLETNQIVLRGLLGQTGTSSLTNTKTVSYIKEKIDGDLSPDRSINLFHCLNELNDRSLVKEIEQYLTSGSLSGKSLSLAQLSALAFILLTSEEELDVFDLKKYSASEEGLLRLLPVVKASKTSLLNGCHLSERCCEALASVLSSNSCCLRELDLSTNDLQDSGVKLLSAGLGSPHCTLETLRLNGCHLSEECCEALASVLSSNSSSLKKLDLSTNDLQDSGVKLLSAGLGSPHCTLETLSLSGCLVTQEGCASLASALSSNPSHLRVLDLSYNHPGDSGAGQLSAGLEDPHWRLDTLSVEHGGVWRLKPALKKYACDLTLDPNTANRGLSLSEDNRKVTRVGEDQSYPDHPDRFDSQRQVLGREALTGRCYWEVEREGWVDIGVTYRGITRRGGGDDSRLGGNNKSWSLYCTDGRYSVWYNGTETALPLRPAGSTRVGVYLDRPAGSLSFYRVSPGGGGSSDTLTHLLTFWSSFTQEDLLPGVVVVWGGAASLCRL